The proteins below are encoded in one region of Clostridium estertheticum:
- a CDS encoding Gfo/Idh/MocA family protein, translating into MKILKVAIIGCGNIFPMHAQSIKEVENAEIVAVCDINEERAKEKADQYNCNYYIDYKDMLAKKDIDVVHICLPHFLHAQVAIYASKLGKHILTEKPMSIKLSDAEAMVKTAKDNNITLGVIFQNRYNPGSRLIKETLESGELGEILGGKLEVTWKRTDEYYGNSDWKGTWDMEGGGVIIDQAIHTMDLMRWFVDSDIDYIDANISNRAHKIIQVEDSAEGVIKYKNGVVTAFHAINYYTYDAPVKIEFHCEKGMVNMVGDRADIKFNDGRELIADNNPNDTFEYGNGAKGYWGTSHTKQIKNYYASISAGLQPDITGDDAIKTQKMICAIYESGRQRVRISCNK; encoded by the coding sequence ATGAAAATATTAAAAGTAGCCATTATTGGATGTGGGAATATATTTCCTATGCATGCTCAATCTATAAAAGAAGTTGAAAATGCAGAAATTGTTGCAGTTTGCGATATTAATGAGGAACGGGCAAAGGAAAAAGCTGATCAATATAATTGTAATTATTATATTGACTATAAGGATATGTTAGCAAAGAAAGATATTGATGTGGTGCATATATGTCTTCCACATTTCCTTCATGCACAGGTGGCAATATATGCTTCTAAACTTGGGAAACATATATTAACTGAAAAACCTATGTCTATAAAACTCTCAGATGCAGAGGCTATGGTTAAAACTGCTAAAGACAATAATATTACACTTGGAGTTATATTTCAAAATAGATATAATCCTGGCTCGAGACTTATAAAAGAGACATTGGAATCAGGAGAACTTGGTGAGATACTAGGAGGAAAACTTGAAGTCACATGGAAACGAACAGATGAATATTATGGTAATAGTGATTGGAAAGGTACATGGGACATGGAAGGTGGTGGAGTCATAATAGATCAAGCTATTCATACCATGGACCTTATGAGATGGTTTGTGGATAGTGACATTGATTATATAGATGCAAATATAAGTAATAGAGCTCATAAAATTATTCAAGTTGAGGATTCTGCAGAAGGGGTTATTAAGTATAAAAACGGAGTAGTAACTGCGTTTCATGCCATTAATTATTATACTTATGATGCTCCTGTAAAAATAGAGTTTCATTGTGAAAAAGGTATGGTTAATATGGTGGGAGATAGAGCTGATATAAAATTTAACGATGGTAGAGAGCTAATTGCAGATAATAACCCGAATGATACTTTTGAATATGGAAATGGAGCAAAGGGATACTGGGGAACAAGTCATACAAAACAAATAAAAAATTATTACGCATCCATTAGTGCTGGGTTACAACCTGATATAACAGGCGATGATGCAATAAAAACTCAAAAAATGATATGTGCAATATATGAATCTGGTAGGCAAAGAGTTAGAATTAGTTGTAATAAATAA
- a CDS encoding carbohydrate ABC transporter permease has protein sequence MIKQKNTSKRLDKKVKISKKDLHDYYWAYLMIAPTIIGLIILNIWPLIQTIYLSFNKTSDFGLNQWIGLDNYKQMFSDPAVWQATLNTLKYTVISVPIGVILSLGIAVLLNSKIKGKTIYRTIYFLPMVSAPAAIAMVWRWLYSSDFGLFNYLLSLVGIHGPNWLTNPKLALLSIIVVGIWSYLGYNMIILLAGLQEIPKSFYEAAKIDGAGPIRQFFAITFPLISPTMFFVVITSMITGLQVFDLIFMMISKSNAVMESTQSLVYLFYNYSFVMNDKGYGSTIVVLLLAIILVITAVQLNLQKKWVHYE, from the coding sequence ATGATTAAACAAAAGAACACATCGAAACGTTTAGATAAAAAGGTAAAAATTAGTAAGAAAGATTTACATGATTATTATTGGGCTTATCTTATGATAGCACCTACAATAATAGGACTTATTATATTAAATATATGGCCGTTAATTCAAACTATTTATTTGAGTTTTAATAAAACCAGTGATTTTGGTCTTAATCAATGGATCGGGTTAGATAATTATAAACAGATGTTTTCAGATCCTGCTGTATGGCAAGCAACTTTGAATACACTAAAATATACTGTAATTTCAGTTCCTATCGGCGTTATTCTTTCTTTAGGTATTGCAGTACTACTTAATTCTAAGATAAAGGGTAAAACTATATATCGTACAATCTATTTTCTACCTATGGTCTCAGCACCGGCGGCTATAGCAATGGTTTGGAGATGGCTTTATAGTTCGGATTTTGGTTTGTTTAACTACTTGCTTTCTTTAGTGGGTATACACGGACCCAATTGGCTTACAAATCCAAAACTTGCGCTTTTATCTATAATAGTAGTAGGAATATGGAGTTATCTAGGTTATAATATGATTATTTTACTTGCAGGGTTGCAGGAAATACCAAAAAGTTTTTATGAAGCAGCTAAAATTGATGGAGCAGGTCCTATTAGACAGTTTTTCGCTATTACATTTCCATTAATATCACCAACGATGTTTTTTGTTGTCATTACTTCTATGATAACCGGATTACAAGTATTTGATTTAATATTTATGATGATTAGTAAATCAAATGCAGTTATGGAGTCTACTCAATCTTTAGTGTACTTATTCTATAATTATTCATTCGTAATGAATGACAAAGGTTATGGTTCAACTATAGTAGTACTGTTATTAGCAATAATTTTAGTGATAACTGCAGTTCAACTTAATTTACAGAAAAAATGGGTTCATTATGAATAA
- a CDS encoding carbohydrate ABC transporter permease, producing the protein MKGKLKSSNLIVHIILIIGAIAMLIPFIWMILTSLKTLTESTSLPVTIMPKSFKWGNYVDVWNQLPFAKFYINTMLMIFFRVIGSVFFSAMAAYALARIEFPGKNFFFMLILIQMMIPGQIFIIPQYAIISKLGLLNTVTALIIPGIISAFGTFLLRQFFIGIPKELEEAAILDGCNRWQVFWKVMLPLTRSGLVALGIFTSVFAYKDLMWPLIVNMSLDKMPLAAGMASLQGQYSTNFPQLMAGSMIAIWPMLIIFIIFQKQFIEGVASTGSKS; encoded by the coding sequence ATGAAAGGAAAATTAAAATCAAGCAATTTAATTGTTCACATAATTCTTATAATAGGTGCGATTGCAATGCTAATTCCATTTATATGGATGATACTAACTTCGTTAAAAACACTTACAGAGTCAACATCATTACCAGTTACTATTATGCCTAAAAGCTTTAAATGGGGAAATTACGTTGACGTATGGAATCAATTGCCATTTGCGAAATTTTACATAAATACAATGCTAATGATATTTTTTAGAGTTATAGGTTCAGTTTTCTTTAGTGCCATGGCAGCCTATGCTTTAGCTAGAATTGAATTTCCAGGAAAAAATTTTTTCTTTATGTTAATACTTATTCAAATGATGATACCAGGACAAATATTTATTATCCCACAGTATGCTATAATTTCAAAACTTGGATTATTAAATACTGTTACAGCTCTAATAATACCCGGGATTATAAGCGCTTTTGGTACTTTTCTACTTAGACAATTTTTTATTGGAATACCAAAGGAACTAGAAGAAGCAGCAATATTAGATGGATGTAACAGATGGCAAGTATTTTGGAAAGTTATGTTGCCTTTAACTAGATCAGGTCTAGTAGCACTTGGAATATTCACTTCAGTATTTGCTTACAAAGATTTGATGTGGCCTTTAATAGTAAATATGTCATTAGATAAGATGCCGCTCGCGGCTGGAATGGCATCATTACAAGGGCAATATTCAACAAATTTTCCTCAACTTATGGCAGGATCAATGATAGCTATATGGCCAATGCTTATAATATTTA
- a CDS encoding sugar phosphate isomerase/epimerase family protein yields MYIGLLTGCLGGIPLKEKAKWASEHGFKALELSCWPRTNSRDYSGSEIDVANFTKAEAEEIKLYFKEYGLTISSIAYYDNNLDRDPKKRKSINNHFKKCVDAAVLLGASSVGTFVGKNIDKSLEENFDEFEMVFKDLVKYAEDKGIKVVIENCQMKGWQEKGVPGTISFTPELWREMFRRVPNKNFGLNYDPSHLHAMLIDYITPVKEFKNRIFHVHAKDTEVFEDKLKTYGVFDKQLNVCNEDFGYWRYRMPGLGDINWEKLINELKEIGYDGVVSIEHEDPLYEGSDERVKEGLQLGIDYLEKLI; encoded by the coding sequence ATGTATATAGGATTATTAACAGGTTGCCTTGGTGGAATTCCACTTAAGGAAAAAGCAAAGTGGGCAAGTGAGCATGGGTTTAAAGCTTTAGAACTTTCTTGTTGGCCAAGGACTAACAGCCGTGATTATTCAGGAAGTGAGATAGATGTAGCTAATTTCACAAAGGCTGAAGCGGAAGAGATAAAGTTATATTTCAAAGAATATGGGCTTACAATATCTTCAATTGCTTATTATGATAATAATTTGGATAGAGATCCGAAAAAAAGAAAATCCATAAACAATCATTTTAAAAAATGTGTTGATGCGGCTGTGCTATTAGGCGCTTCATCTGTTGGAACATTTGTTGGGAAAAACATAGATAAATCGTTAGAGGAAAATTTTGATGAGTTTGAAATGGTATTTAAAGATTTGGTTAAATATGCGGAAGATAAGGGTATAAAAGTAGTAATTGAAAATTGTCAAATGAAGGGATGGCAAGAAAAAGGAGTACCAGGAACTATTTCATTTACACCAGAACTATGGAGAGAAATGTTTAGAAGGGTACCAAATAAGAATTTTGGATTAAATTATGATCCCTCCCATTTACATGCAATGCTGATTGACTATATAACTCCAGTAAAGGAATTTAAGAATCGAATATTCCATGTACATGCAAAAGATACTGAAGTATTTGAAGACAAATTAAAAACTTATGGAGTATTTGATAAACAATTAAATGTTTGTAATGAAGACTTTGGATATTGGAGATACAGAATGCCTGGACTAGGAGACATTAATTGGGAAAAGTTAATTAATGAACTAAAAGAAATTGGATATGACGGCGTAGTAAGTATAGAACATGAGGACCCTCTTTATGAAGGTAGTGACGAAAGGGTTAAAGAAGGACTACAACTGGGAATAGATTATCTTGAAAAATTAATATAG
- a CDS encoding MBOAT family O-acyltransferase, translating to MQFTSIKFLMFFMIISVLYYVIPHKLRWVWLLICSYFFYMVLNPKYAILIATSTIITYLSGLLIEKANKISNEKKSIQVKKMLVFASFFSNLGILFLFKYYNFFNESLSRLLHVFSISNHAPSFEYLLPLGISFYTLQALSYTVDVYRKDVPAEKNIGKYALFVSFFPQVVAGPIEKSKNMLHQFDEKHNFNYDRVKNGLLLMLWGVFIKIVVSDRLAVLVNTVYNNPNHYKGFATFIATLFFSFQIYCDFMSYSDIARGAAEVLGFNVTNNFHQPYLSRSIKEFWSRWHVSLTSWFKDYLYFPLGGNRRGKSRANYNIMIVFLVSGLWHGATFNFIIWGGLHGLYQIVENFTKPFRKRIVKTFKIKTEVFSFKLFQAFITFMLVNFAWIFFKASSLSTAITIIQNIFYFNPWVLINGSIFELGLDSKDFFIALVGIILVLTVDILGKTKKLRTSLAKQNIMFRWATYVGAAVVILIFGLYGPGYSMQQFIYSQF from the coding sequence ATGCAATTTACTTCAATAAAATTTTTGATGTTTTTTATGATTATTTCTGTTTTATATTATGTAATTCCGCATAAACTTCGATGGGTTTGGCTGCTAATATGTAGTTATTTCTTTTATATGGTCTTAAATCCTAAATACGCAATATTAATAGCTACATCAACTATCATCACATATTTAAGTGGTTTACTAATTGAAAAAGCAAATAAGATAAGCAATGAAAAAAAATCTATTCAAGTGAAAAAAATGTTAGTTTTCGCAAGTTTTTTTAGCAATTTGGGTATCTTATTTTTGTTCAAATATTATAATTTTTTCAATGAGAGTTTATCGCGTTTATTACATGTATTTAGCATCTCAAATCATGCACCATCTTTTGAATATTTACTGCCACTGGGGATATCATTCTATACCCTTCAAGCCCTTAGCTATACTGTAGATGTTTATAGAAAAGATGTTCCTGCCGAGAAAAACATAGGAAAATATGCTCTGTTTGTATCATTCTTCCCTCAAGTAGTTGCAGGCCCTATTGAGAAATCTAAAAACATGTTACATCAATTTGATGAGAAGCATAATTTTAATTATGATAGAGTTAAAAACGGTTTATTATTAATGTTGTGGGGTGTCTTCATAAAAATAGTAGTCTCAGATAGATTAGCAGTACTTGTTAATACTGTATACAATAACCCTAATCACTATAAAGGTTTTGCAACTTTTATAGCTACATTGTTTTTTAGTTTTCAAATTTATTGTGATTTTATGTCTTATTCAGATATAGCAAGAGGAGCTGCGGAGGTCTTAGGATTTAATGTAACTAATAATTTTCACCAGCCCTATTTATCAAGATCAATAAAAGAATTTTGGAGCCGCTGGCACGTATCACTCACTAGTTGGTTTAAAGACTATTTATATTTTCCACTAGGCGGAAATAGACGTGGAAAATCAAGGGCTAATTATAATATTATGATTGTGTTCCTAGTAAGTGGTTTATGGCATGGGGCTACCTTTAATTTTATTATTTGGGGTGGACTTCACGGACTTTATCAAATAGTAGAGAATTTTACTAAACCCTTCAGAAAAAGGATAGTAAAAACTTTTAAAATTAAAACAGAAGTATTTAGTTTCAAGCTTTTTCAAGCATTTATAACCTTTATGCTTGTTAATTTTGCTTGGATATTTTTTAAAGCTAGTTCATTATCAACTGCTATAACAATAATTCAAAACATTTTTTATTTTAATCCTTGGGTACTTATTAATGGTTCTATTTTTGAACTTGGATTAGATTCAAAAGATTTTTTTATTGCACTTGTTGGTATAATTTTAGTTCTAACAGTAGATATATTAGGGAAAACAAAAAAATTACGAACTAGTTTAGCAAAACAAAACATAATGTTTAGATGGGCAACGTATGTAGGTGCTGCTGTAGTCATTCTAATCTTTGGGTTGTATGGGCCTGGATATAGCATGCAGCAGTTTATCTATTCACAATTCTAG
- a CDS encoding AraC family transcriptional regulator: MEVWCVESDNFTNTDLNFYDCGEEVCSSGYFFGPVARNHFIIHFILSGKGTFRCGKKLYALEAGDAFVICPDHIAYYEADIDDPWHYLWVGFNGVKAPKIIHSAGLSYDNPIFHYDTDNFFKDAIQKMASFTKLSLETDLSRLSYLYLFLSKLIEIAPKSNTISLYEPNIERYVISAVDYIEVNFYGNISVNSLADYIGISRKYLCTIFKNALGQTPIEYIIKTRMENACHFLTNHDLSIAEVATSVGYSDQFVFSKQFKKIIGQCPSYYRSNHH, from the coding sequence ATGGAAGTATGGTGTGTTGAAAGTGATAATTTTACTAATACTGATTTAAACTTTTATGATTGTGGAGAAGAAGTATGTTCCAGTGGATATTTTTTTGGACCTGTAGCTAGAAATCATTTTATTATACACTTTATACTTAGTGGAAAAGGTACTTTTAGATGTGGTAAAAAGCTATATGCTTTAGAAGCTGGAGATGCATTTGTTATTTGTCCAGATCATATTGCCTATTATGAAGCAGATATAGATGATCCTTGGCATTATCTTTGGGTTGGTTTTAACGGTGTAAAAGCACCAAAAATCATACATAGTGCAGGTCTTAGCTATGATAATCCAATATTTCATTATGATACTGACAATTTTTTTAAAGATGCGATACAAAAAATGGCCAGCTTCACTAAATTGTCTTTAGAAACTGACTTATCTAGATTGTCTTATTTATATTTGTTTCTTTCTAAATTAATTGAAATAGCCCCAAAATCAAATACAATTAGCCTTTATGAGCCAAACATCGAACGATATGTAATAAGTGCCGTAGATTACATTGAAGTGAATTTTTATGGTAATATTAGTGTGAACAGTTTGGCTGACTACATTGGTATAAGTCGCAAATATTTATGTACTATTTTTAAAAACGCTTTGGGACAAACACCTATTGAATACATTATAAAAACACGAATGGAAAACGCATGTCACTTTTTAACAAACCATGATTTATCCATAGCTGAAGTAGCTACTTCTGTAGGATACTCCGATCAATTTGTTTTTTCAAAACAATTTAAAAAAATCATAGGTCAGTGCCCTTCATATTATAGAAGTAACCATCACTAA
- a CDS encoding DsrE/DsrF/DrsH-like family protein — protein MDKKLSLIMFSGEYDKALAGLILANSAKELGMEVSMFFAFWGLLLLRDPDKIINDGKSSLEKLMGAMTPKGPEELPLSNMNFSGFGKKMLEAMMKEDGTPTLSNFLEGAVKKGVKFYGCKLSMEVMGLKKEELIPELEVIEAKDYLKDALESDIQLFI, from the coding sequence ATGGATAAAAAGCTAAGTCTTATAATGTTTAGTGGAGAATATGACAAAGCTTTAGCTGGATTAATATTGGCAAATTCAGCTAAGGAATTAGGAATGGAAGTATCTATGTTTTTTGCTTTCTGGGGTCTACTTTTGTTAAGGGACCCTGATAAAATTATAAACGATGGTAAGTCTTCATTAGAGAAACTTATGGGTGCAATGACTCCAAAAGGCCCAGAAGAATTACCACTATCTAACATGAACTTCAGTGGTTTCGGAAAAAAAATGCTTGAGGCTATGATGAAAGAAGATGGCACACCAACTCTTTCAAATTTTTTAGAAGGTGCCGTAAAAAAAGGTGTTAAGTTCTATGGGTGTAAACTATCAATGGAAGTTATGGGATTGAAAAAAGAAGAACTTATTCCAGAACTTGAAGTTATTGAAGCTAAAGATTATTTAAAGGATGCTCTTGAGTCTGATATACAATTATTCATATAA
- a CDS encoding polysaccharide deacetylase family protein translates to MRLNKRLLIITIAILIGSIGLLYQYSGLVIHKEKNSTTTINTTKTLKPTSVKTVFIHKSVDSLENKKIPILMYHSISYEKENILRVPKEKFRNQMKYLKDNNYTTLTLDELYSYMKTGKNLPNKPIVITFDDGYKDNYTNAYPILKEFKLKATIFVITNTIDHEKDYLTSAEIKLMDSNNIRIESHTSSHEHLDQISYVDNVNTMKTSKIKLEKILNKKIDYIAYPYGGYTPNTIKAAKQSGYKLAFSTEFGLIDKNDNIYSLGRIFVNSNFSLEEFKAKLTP, encoded by the coding sequence ATGAGATTAAATAAAAGACTTTTAATTATTACAATTGCTATATTAATAGGATCTATAGGTCTACTCTATCAGTATTCTGGTTTAGTTATACATAAAGAAAAAAATAGTACAACTACAATTAATACAACAAAAACACTTAAACCAACTAGTGTAAAAACTGTTTTTATACATAAATCTGTTGATTCTTTAGAAAATAAAAAAATACCAATCTTAATGTATCATTCTATTAGTTATGAAAAAGAAAATATACTAAGGGTTCCTAAAGAAAAATTCAGAAATCAAATGAAATACCTCAAAGATAATAATTATACAACATTAACATTAGATGAGCTTTATAGCTATATGAAAACAGGTAAAAATTTACCTAATAAACCCATAGTTATAACTTTTGATGATGGCTACAAAGACAACTATACTAATGCATATCCTATTTTAAAAGAATTCAAACTAAAAGCTACTATATTTGTAATTACTAATACTATTGATCATGAAAAAGATTATTTAACTTCCGCCGAAATAAAATTAATGGATTCAAATAATATAAGAATAGAAAGTCATACATCGTCTCATGAACACTTAGATCAAATATCTTATGTAGATAATGTAAATACTATGAAAACCTCAAAAATCAAATTAGAAAAAATATTAAATAAGAAAATAGATTACATAGCATATCCTTACGGAGGATACACACCTAACACTATAAAAGCTGCAAAACAATCAGGTTATAAATTAGCCTTTTCAACTGAATTTGGCTTAATTGATAAAAACGACAACATTTATTCATTAGGTAGAATTTTTGTTAATTCAAACTTTAGTCTTGAAGAATTCAAAGCAAAATTAACTCCATAA
- a CDS encoding AEC family transporter, whose protein sequence is MFFAADQSVLSIMIMIIIGYFLAYKKLIDEKAINLITTIVINISLPMMMINTIMSNFTKKMLIDDSRGLIVPFLTIGCCFIIAKLFSKIVKIKNNRRGLFVSMFFNSNTIFMGLPVNLALFGEKSVPYVLLYYIANTTFFWTLGVYEITKDGNKRTLNFFSMEIIKKILSPPLIGFIVGILLVLLNIKFPLFIMDTSKSLGSITTPLSMFFIGASIYLVDLKSIKFTLDIVWVLIGRFVISPILVILIAPIFHIPHLMESVFVIQAAMPVMANSAIIAKAYNSDYDFASLMIAISTVGTLIVIPILMTLL, encoded by the coding sequence ATGTTTTTTGCAGCAGATCAAAGTGTATTAAGTATAATGATAATGATTATAATAGGATATTTTTTAGCATATAAAAAATTAATTGATGAAAAGGCAATTAATTTAATAACTACTATTGTTATAAACATTTCACTACCAATGATGATGATTAATACAATTATGAGTAATTTTACAAAAAAGATGCTTATAGATGACTCAAGAGGTTTAATAGTTCCTTTTCTAACAATAGGTTGTTGTTTTATTATTGCAAAATTGTTTTCAAAAATTGTAAAAATAAAAAATAACAGACGTGGACTATTTGTATCTATGTTCTTTAATTCAAACACTATATTTATGGGTCTTCCAGTCAATTTGGCGTTATTTGGAGAAAAAAGTGTGCCTTATGTGCTACTTTATTATATTGCAAATACCACATTTTTTTGGACTTTAGGTGTATATGAAATAACTAAAGATGGAAATAAGAGAACTTTAAACTTTTTTTCAATGGAAATTATAAAAAAAATATTATCTCCACCTTTAATTGGTTTTATAGTTGGAATACTTCTGGTTTTATTAAATATTAAATTCCCATTATTTATTATGGATACAAGCAAAAGCTTAGGGAGTATTACAACACCATTATCCATGTTTTTTATTGGTGCCTCCATATATTTAGTAGATTTAAAGTCAATAAAATTTACTTTAGATATAGTGTGGGTATTAATCGGCAGATTTGTAATATCTCCAATACTTGTAATCCTAATAGCACCTATATTTCATATACCACATCTTATGGAGTCAGTTTTTGTTATACAGGCGGCTATGCCAGTTATGGCAAATTCAGCTATAATTGCTAAGGCTTATAATTCTGATTATGATTTTGCCTCATTAATGATAGCAATTTCAACGGTAGGTACTCTTATAGTTATACCAATTTTAATGACTTTATTATAG
- a CDS encoding AraC family transcriptional regulator → MRGSFEKTVLEPDFPFRLFLNDGFDSTPHHWHEDIEIIYLVEGSVKVGVGNDLYHLKRRDILIIGPGEVHFFLKEMQTSNRAVIQFRMSIYDAFLSGSKDIRTIRPMFTHSKYLTPSTEVHNLMEKQIQQLINENTAAKEGYKLIMKARLYDLAGILIRYMPKCEYSAEAESRQMEKLQKLDKVFQYVDKYYQTNINLEKISKVAGFSLYYFTRFFKENTGVTFVDYLNNFRITKAEWHLMEESDSITEVAYKSGFNSIKTFNRVFKNLKGCAPMQYRKGIKSSTGSLQ, encoded by the coding sequence ATGCGGGGTAGTTTTGAAAAGACAGTACTCGAACCGGATTTTCCATTTAGATTATTTTTAAATGATGGCTTTGATAGCACACCTCATCATTGGCATGAAGATATTGAAATTATTTATCTTGTAGAAGGCAGTGTAAAAGTAGGAGTAGGTAATGATTTATATCACCTTAAAAGGAGAGATATTTTAATAATAGGTCCTGGTGAAGTGCATTTCTTTTTAAAAGAAATGCAAACCAGCAATAGGGCAGTAATCCAGTTTAGAATGTCTATTTATGATGCATTTCTTTCTGGATCAAAGGATATTAGAACTATAAGACCAATGTTTACTCATTCTAAATATCTTACTCCCAGTACTGAAGTTCATAACCTCATGGAAAAACAAATTCAGCAACTTATTAATGAAAACACTGCTGCAAAAGAAGGCTATAAGCTTATTATGAAGGCTAGACTTTACGACTTGGCTGGTATATTAATTAGATACATGCCTAAATGTGAGTATTCAGCTGAAGCTGAAAGTCGTCAAATGGAAAAACTTCAGAAGCTGGATAAGGTGTTTCAATATGTAGATAAATACTATCAAACAAATATTAATTTAGAGAAAATTTCAAAGGTTGCTGGATTCAGTCTATATTATTTTACAAGATTTTTCAAGGAAAACACAGGAGTTACATTTGTTGATTATTTAAATAATTTTAGAATAACTAAAGCAGAATGGCATCTTATGGAGGAAAGTGACTCCATTACAGAAGTTGCATATAAGTCAGGTTTCAATAGCATTAAAACTTTTAATCGAGTATTTAAAAACTTAAAAGGTTGCGCTCCAATGCAATATAGGAAAGGTATTAAATCATCAACTGGATCACTGCAATAG
- a CDS encoding ABC transporter substrate-binding protein, translating into MKKSLHKIIAVALTSMVMMSTLAGCGSSKTTSDTSGKPVTLTYAIWDKNQQPGMQAIADSFHKLNPNITVKVEVTPWDNYWTKMDAGATSGTLPDVFWMHSNNFTKYANGGVLMDLTDTIKNSKDVKMSNFPKDLVSLYTLKDKVYAMPKDYDTIALWYNKTMFDKKGIAYPDGTWDWNKYLEVAKKLTDSSKGVFGCVAPSDDQQGYYNYVYQNKGYILSPDKKKSGFSLAATKEAIQWDVDLSQKYKVSPTQQQFADTSFATYFESGKAAMGLFGSWMVSEFKANDYVLKNCNVAVIPQGKTKATIINGLADVVSAKTKHPAEALKFEDFLGTKAANILQSEKGAAIPAYTGTAQPFIDNTKQFNLKVYAEMLNYAVLFPNSATKAKWYEIQNNTMTKVYTGQLTVDQGCSIIDKQMNALLATEK; encoded by the coding sequence ATGAAAAAAAGTTTACACAAGATTATCGCAGTTGCACTTACTTCTATGGTTATGATGTCCACTTTAGCGGGCTGTGGTAGCTCTAAGACTACAAGTGATACAAGTGGTAAACCTGTAACTCTTACTTATGCGATTTGGGATAAAAACCAACAACCGGGTATGCAAGCTATTGCAGATTCTTTTCACAAGTTAAATCCGAATATAACAGTAAAAGTGGAAGTTACACCTTGGGATAATTATTGGACAAAGATGGATGCAGGAGCTACGAGTGGAACACTTCCAGATGTATTCTGGATGCATTCAAATAATTTCACAAAGTACGCTAATGGTGGTGTATTGATGGATTTAACCGACACTATAAAAAACAGTAAAGATGTGAAAATGAGTAATTTCCCTAAGGATCTTGTAAGTTTATATACATTAAAAGACAAAGTTTATGCTATGCCTAAAGATTACGATACAATAGCATTATGGTACAACAAGACTATGTTTGATAAAAAAGGGATTGCTTATCCAGATGGAACTTGGGATTGGAATAAGTATTTAGAAGTTGCAAAAAAATTAACTGATTCTTCAAAAGGAGTATTCGGTTGTGTTGCTCCTTCAGATGATCAACAAGGTTATTATAATTATGTTTATCAAAATAAAGGATATATACTTTCACCTGACAAGAAAAAATCAGGTTTCAGTTTAGCAGCAACAAAAGAAGCTATTCAGTGGGATGTTGATCTAAGCCAAAAATATAAGGTTTCTCCAACGCAACAACAATTCGCAGATACTAGCTTTGCGACATATTTTGAATCAGGAAAAGCTGCAATGGGCCTATTTGGATCATGGATGGTAAGTGAATTTAAGGCAAATGATTATGTGTTAAAAAATTGTAATGTAGCTGTTATTCCTCAGGGAAAGACAAAGGCAACCATAATTAATGGTTTAGCAGATGTTGTTTCAGCAAAAACTAAACATCCAGCAGAAGCTTTGAAATTCGAAGATTTCTTAGGTACAAAAGCAGCTAATATTCTTCAATCTGAAAAAGGTGCTGCAATTCCAGCATATACAGGAACTGCACAACCATTTATAGACAATACTAAACAATTTAACTTAAAAGTATATGCAGAAATGTTAAACTATGCTGTTTTATTTCCAAACTCAGCAACGAAAGCAAAATGGTATGAAATTCAAAATAACACAATGACAAAGGTATATACGGGTCAACTTACAGTAGATCAAGGCTGTAGTATAATTGATAAACAAATGAATGCTCTTTTAGCTACTGAAAAGTAA